Proteins encoded by one window of Modestobacter marinus:
- a CDS encoding DUF6986 family protein, producing the protein MIPVELYDELDRRLEPVDAARRAAYPGESSTRQPVHTCYVPADAVVPGLVAHWGAAALAALDEHGLPDLGLDAGLVEQVLPRVLAKLATEPVEDLRVDAEDGYRGPPDAEDGDVTAAAAVLAAETGLPPFLGVRAKSLEEPTRRRGVRSLDLFLTGLAAAGRERAIVTLPKVTAVEQVAAFLPVLDALEQTSGLGLDLELQVETPQAVLGPDGTTTLARMLHAGGGRVTGLHYGTYDYSAALGISAAHQSSDHPAADAAKQAMQVAVAGTGARAVDGSTNLLPVGTTAAVHAAWQVHAGLVRRALERGFYQGWDLHPAQLVTRYLATYAFFRAALPAAAARLAGYVSRVEGGVLDEPATARALATVVLRGLDCGALDAAEVESATGLDRAALDTLAGRRR; encoded by the coding sequence ATGATCCCCGTGGAGCTGTACGACGAGCTCGACCGGCGGCTGGAGCCCGTCGACGCCGCACGGCGGGCTGCCTACCCGGGCGAGTCGTCGACCCGGCAGCCGGTGCACACCTGCTACGTGCCCGCCGACGCCGTCGTCCCCGGGCTGGTCGCGCACTGGGGAGCCGCCGCGCTGGCCGCGCTGGACGAGCACGGCCTGCCCGACCTCGGTCTGGACGCCGGCCTGGTCGAGCAGGTGCTGCCCCGGGTCCTGGCCAAGCTGGCCACCGAGCCGGTCGAGGACCTGCGGGTCGACGCCGAGGACGGCTACCGAGGCCCCCCGGACGCCGAGGACGGCGACGTCACGGCCGCCGCAGCGGTGCTCGCCGCCGAGACCGGGCTGCCGCCCTTCCTGGGGGTCCGGGCGAAGTCGCTGGAGGAGCCGACCCGCCGCCGCGGGGTGCGCTCGCTGGACCTGTTCCTCACCGGCCTGGCCGCGGCCGGCCGGGAACGGGCGATCGTCACGCTGCCCAAGGTGACCGCCGTCGAGCAGGTCGCCGCGTTCCTGCCGGTGCTCGACGCGCTGGAGCAGACCAGCGGGCTGGGCCTGGACCTGGAGCTGCAGGTGGAGACGCCGCAGGCGGTCCTGGGCCCCGACGGGACGACGACGCTGGCCCGGATGCTGCACGCCGGCGGGGGGCGTGTGACCGGCCTGCACTACGGCACCTACGACTACAGCGCCGCGCTGGGCATCTCCGCGGCCCACCAGTCCTCCGACCACCCGGCCGCGGACGCCGCCAAGCAGGCGATGCAGGTGGCCGTCGCCGGCACCGGGGCGCGCGCGGTCGACGGCTCGACCAACCTGCTGCCCGTCGGCACCACCGCCGCGGTGCACGCGGCCTGGCAGGTGCACGCCGGGCTGGTCCGCCGGGCCCTGGAGCGCGGCTTCTACCAGGGCTGGGACCTGCACCCGGCGCAGCTGGTCACCCGCTACCTCGCCACCTACGCGTTCTTCCGCGCGGCCCTGCCGGCTGCGGCGGCCCGGCTGGCCGGCTACGTGAGCCGGGTCGAGGGTGGGGTGCTCGACGAGCCGGCCACGGCCCGGGCGCTGGCCACCGTGGTGCTCCGTGGCCTGGACTGCGGCGCGCTGGACGCCGCCGAGGTCGAGTCGGCCACCGGGCTGGACCGGGCGGCGCTGGACACCCTGGCCGGTCGCCGCCGCTGA